The proteins below are encoded in one region of Neisseria macacae ATCC 33926:
- a CDS encoding transferrin-binding protein-like solute binding protein, translating into MKKVLALICTATLAACGGGGGGGNSTPSSQSTPNAGPSNPSTSQKPATPPSTTTPAKPETGKTPTTPKTPTAPKTPATPTVPTAAQQTVGGNSIAIDNSNIKHIRVDGVDFDLTQSGGISLNNWKGKVPGFISGIASGEPKSVQKFLVNTASANATAGVLEVNGKKQAFFSGHFTPAAELPKGQVHYSTSVASMHSGANYDITRTELTANFDSKKLTGTISRDAKFGDNIAVNAQISGNKFEQSGATQVKGGFFGKNAAEVAGGFSSGNTVGAFVGSKK; encoded by the coding sequence ATGAAAAAAGTACTTGCATTGATTTGTACAGCAACTTTGGCTGCCTGCGGAGGCGGGGGTGGCGGTGGAAATTCCACTCCATCTTCACAATCTACGCCTAACGCAGGTCCAAGCAACCCATCAACGTCGCAGAAGCCTGCAACTCCCCCATCAACGACAACTCCTGCAAAACCTGAGACGGGTAAAACGCCGACTACTCCTAAAACGCCTACCGCTCCTAAAACTCCTGCTACTCCGACGGTTCCTACCGCCGCACAGCAAACAGTTGGCGGTAATAGCATTGCCATCGATAATAGCAACATCAAACACATCCGCGTTGACGGTGTGGATTTCGACTTGACCCAAAGCGGCGGTATTTCTTTGAATAATTGGAAAGGCAAAGTTCCTGGTTTCATTTCAGGAATTGCATCCGGCGAGCCGAAATCCGTACAGAAATTCTTGGTCAATACCGCTTCAGCAAACGCTACTGCCGGCGTGTTGGAAGTTAACGGCAAAAAACAAGCTTTCTTCAGCGGACACTTTACGCCCGCAGCCGAGCTGCCTAAAGGACAAGTTCATTACAGCACCAGCGTTGCCTCTATGCATAGCGGCGCAAATTACGATATTACCCGCACAGAGTTGACTGCCAATTTTGACAGTAAAAAATTAACAGGCACTATCTCTCGTGATGCTAAATTTGGCGACAACATTGCTGTTAATGCCCAAATTAGCGGCAACAAGTTTGAACAATCCGGTGCGACCCAAGTCAAAGGCGGTTTCTTTGGCAAAAATGCAGCGGAAGTTGCAGGCGGATTCTCTAGCGGCAATACGGTAGGCGCATTCGTCGGCTCGAAGAAATAA
- the pyrE gene encoding orotate phosphoribosyltransferase, with product MSDFRQDFLKFALAQNVLKFGEFTTKAGRQSPYFFNAGLFNDGASTLQLAKFYAQAIIESGVKFDMLFGPAYKGIILAAATAMMLAEKGVNVPFAYNRKEAKDHGEGGVLVGAPLKGRVLIIDDVISAGTSVRESVKLIEAEGATPAAVAIALDRMEKGTGELSAVQEVEKQYGLPVVAIANLNDLFTLLQNNAEFGGFLEPVGAYRERYGVA from the coding sequence ATGTCCGATTTCCGTCAAGATTTCCTCAAGTTTGCGCTGGCGCAGAATGTATTGAAATTCGGTGAATTCACAACCAAGGCAGGCCGTCAGTCGCCTTATTTTTTCAACGCCGGACTGTTTAACGACGGCGCATCGACGCTGCAACTGGCGAAGTTTTATGCGCAGGCGATTATCGAGAGCGGCGTAAAATTCGACATGCTGTTCGGCCCGGCTTACAAAGGCATTATTTTGGCGGCGGCGACGGCGATGATGCTGGCGGAAAAAGGCGTGAACGTGCCGTTTGCCTACAATCGCAAAGAAGCGAAAGACCACGGCGAAGGCGGTGTGTTGGTCGGTGCGCCGCTCAAAGGCCGCGTATTGATTATCGACGACGTAATTTCTGCGGGAACATCTGTGCGCGAATCGGTCAAACTGATTGAAGCGGAAGGTGCAACGCCCGCCGCCGTCGCCATCGCGCTCGACCGTATGGAAAAAGGTACGGGCGAATTGTCCGCCGTTCAGGAAGTGGAAAAACAATACGGCTTGCCCGTCGTCGCCATTGCCAATCTGAACGACTTGTTCACGCTCCTGCAAAACAACGCGGAATTCGGCGGCTTCCTCGAGCCGGTCGGAGCCTACCGCGAACGCTACGGCGTTGCCTAA
- a CDS encoding MJ0042-type zinc finger domain-containing protein, with the protein MPACICPHCKTSLWVKDTQLNVAQGFVVCNKCEGLFKAKDSLAPSSAPANPDTLPNAVTDVRLVHDMGGNIRNRKQLSRHEIASLLDSAERAKKAKEEAARRTEEEKRRVEEEKRRTEEFQALMAAAAAKPAKSEEGFNWTLAVLVALTVLIMQLFYLVLL; encoded by the coding sequence ATGCCCGCCTGTATCTGCCCACACTGCAAAACCTCACTTTGGGTCAAAGACACCCAGCTCAACGTCGCACAAGGCTTTGTCGTTTGCAATAAATGCGAAGGCCTGTTCAAAGCCAAAGACAGCCTGGCGCCGTCTTCCGCACCCGCCAATCCCGACACGCTGCCCAACGCCGTTACCGACGTTCGCCTCGTACACGACATGGGCGGCAACATCCGCAACCGCAAACAACTCTCCCGCCACGAAATCGCCAGCTTGCTCGACAGCGCCGAACGTGCCAAAAAAGCCAAAGAAGAGGCGGCACGGCGTACCGAAGAGGAAAAGCGTCGTGTAGAAGAAGAAAAACGGCGGACTGAAGAATTCCAAGCCCTGATGGCGGCAGCCGCTGCCAAACCCGCCAAATCCGAAGAAGGCTTCAACTGGACGCTGGCGGTACTGGTTGCGCTGACCGTCCTCATCATGCAGCTTTTCTATCTGGTCTTGCTATGA
- the argA gene encoding amino-acid N-acetyltransferase, with translation MNTSPGFVADFREAAPYIHYLRGKTLVIGITDSLLEGDTLNRLAADFHLLAGLGVRLVLVHGTRHFLNCLAADRQFVPQYHRNRRITDDATLRDAKQAVGMIRSDIEAALCSSASAPLRNKPIPTASGNFLTARPLGVIDGIDMGYTGIVRKTDTDSINRRLDDGAIVLISPLGHSYGGKTFNLSMSEAAEAVAVALQAEKLVYLTEEAGICNADGILMSTLSSGEVRHLIETAHNVPVRLLQAAVNAVENGVSRVQILSGREDGGLLRELFTREGCGTAIARDSFVSIRQAHSRDIPRIIALIRPLEEQGILLHRSREYLENHISGFSVLEHDRNIYGCVALKTFDAPEIGELACLVVSPEARDGGYGEMLLDHLFQKARAMGIRRLFALSTHTGEWFAERGFQTTSPDALPEERRRDYLANGRNSQVFVRELA, from the coding sequence ATGAACACATCTCCGGGCTTTGTCGCCGATTTTCGCGAAGCCGCGCCCTATATCCACTACCTGCGCGGCAAAACACTGGTTATCGGCATTACCGACAGCCTGCTCGAAGGCGACACCCTGAACCGGCTCGCCGCCGATTTCCACCTGCTTGCCGGATTGGGCGTGCGGCTCGTATTGGTACACGGCACGCGCCATTTCCTCAACTGCCTCGCCGCCGACAGACAATTCGTTCCGCAATACCACCGCAACCGCCGCATTACCGATGATGCCACCCTGCGCGACGCCAAGCAGGCAGTCGGCATGATACGCAGCGACATCGAAGCCGCCCTGTGCAGCAGCGCATCCGCCCCCTTGCGCAACAAACCGATTCCCACCGCTTCAGGTAATTTTCTCACTGCCCGTCCGCTCGGTGTCATTGACGGCATAGATATGGGCTACACCGGCATCGTCCGCAAAACCGACACAGACTCCATCAACCGCCGCCTCGACGATGGCGCTATCGTCCTAATCAGCCCGCTCGGACACTCCTACGGCGGCAAAACCTTCAACCTCAGCATGAGCGAAGCCGCCGAAGCCGTCGCCGTCGCCCTTCAAGCCGAAAAACTCGTGTACCTGACCGAAGAAGCCGGCATTTGCAACGCCGACGGCATCCTCATGTCCACCCTGTCCTCAGGCGAAGTCCGCCACCTGATAGAAACCGCACACAACGTCCCCGTGCGCCTGCTTCAAGCCGCCGTCAACGCCGTCGAAAACGGCGTCAGCCGCGTACAAATCCTCAGCGGGCGCGAAGACGGCGGACTGTTGCGCGAACTCTTCACCCGCGAAGGCTGCGGCACCGCCATCGCCCGCGATTCCTTCGTCTCCATCCGCCAAGCCCACAGCCGCGACATCCCCCGCATCATCGCCCTGATACGCCCGCTGGAAGAACAAGGCATCCTGTTGCACCGCAGCCGCGAATATCTCGAAAACCACATCTCCGGCTTCTCCGTCCTCGAACACGACCGCAACATCTACGGCTGCGTCGCCCTCAAAACTTTCGACGCCCCCGAAATCGGCGAACTCGCCTGCCTCGTCGTCTCCCCCGAAGCCCGCGACGGCGGCTACGGTGAAATGCTGCTCGACCACCTCTTCCAAAAAGCCCGCGCCATGGGCATCCGCCGCCTGTTCGCCCTCTCCACCCACACAGGCGAATGGTTTGCCGAACGCGGTTTTCAGACGACCTCTCCCGACGCATTACCCGAAGAACGCCGCCGCGACTACCTCGCCAACGGCCGCAATTCGCAAGTGTTCGTCCGAGAATTAGCCTAA
- a CDS encoding TIGR01621 family pseudouridine synthase — protein MWEILFRHPDFVAVNKPCGVSVHQEEGAVSLTQTLAAQLGLEQVWLLHRLDKLTSGVLLFALNPQSASELAQQFAAKTMRKTYLALATDKPSKKQGWIKGDMEKSRRGTWKLTRGMENPAVTEFGSHSLEPGLRLFVLHPHTGKTHQLRVAMKSLGSPILGDTLYGGKPASRMFLHAWKIKFDYQGQTFEIVAPLSEEWPFRNIDFL, from the coding sequence ATGTGGGAAATCTTATTCAGACATCCGGATTTTGTTGCCGTCAACAAACCTTGCGGCGTATCCGTGCATCAGGAAGAGGGCGCAGTCAGCCTGACGCAGACGCTGGCGGCGCAGCTCGGTCTTGAGCAGGTTTGGCTGCTGCACCGCTTGGATAAGCTGACCAGCGGCGTGCTGCTGTTTGCACTGAACCCGCAAAGCGCGTCGGAGTTGGCGCAGCAGTTTGCCGCCAAAACCATGCGTAAAACTTATTTGGCGCTGGCAACGGACAAGCCGTCTAAGAAGCAAGGTTGGATCAAAGGCGATATGGAAAAATCGCGGCGCGGCACATGGAAACTGACGCGCGGCATGGAAAATCCCGCCGTGACCGAATTTGGCAGTCATAGTTTAGAACCCGGCCTGCGCCTGTTCGTCCTGCATCCGCATACGGGTAAAACCCATCAACTCCGTGTCGCCATGAAAAGCTTGGGCAGCCCAATTTTGGGCGATACGCTCTACGGCGGGAAGCCTGCATCGAGGATGTTCCTCCATGCGTGGAAAATCAAATTCGACTATCAAGGTCAGACGTTTGAAATTGTCGCGCCGTTGAGTGAGGAATGGCCGTTTAGGAATATAGATTTTTTGTGA
- a CDS encoding TMEM165/GDT1 family protein produces the protein MEAFFSSILGVAIAEIGDKTQLLALFLAARFAQKNAVVSGIFIATLLNHLVSAFVGVWLAETVSPDTVKWAVGISFIAVGLWLLLPDKDENPDSRWLKYGAFGATVFLFFMAEIGDKTQIATVLLAAKYQSLSMVVLGSVAGLMLATVPVVYLGDMLIKKIPAKAVRISACVLFCVLGVITLAGDGIMLK, from the coding sequence ATGGAAGCATTTTTCTCTTCAATACTGGGCGTTGCCATTGCCGAAATCGGCGATAAAACGCAACTGCTCGCCCTTTTCCTTGCTGCACGTTTCGCCCAGAAAAACGCGGTAGTCTCCGGCATCTTCATTGCCACTTTGCTGAATCATTTGGTCTCCGCATTTGTCGGCGTATGGCTGGCGGAAACCGTTTCCCCCGATACCGTCAAATGGGCGGTCGGCATCAGCTTCATCGCGGTCGGTTTGTGGCTGCTCCTGCCTGATAAAGATGAAAATCCCGACAGCCGTTGGCTCAAATACGGCGCGTTCGGGGCGACGGTTTTTCTGTTTTTCATGGCGGAAATCGGCGACAAAACCCAAATCGCCACGGTCTTGCTGGCGGCAAAATACCAATCCTTATCCATGGTCGTACTCGGCAGCGTTGCCGGATTGATGTTGGCAACTGTCCCCGTGGTTTATCTGGGCGATATGCTCATAAAAAAAATCCCCGCCAAAGCCGTGCGGATTTCCGCCTGCGTACTGTTTTGCGTATTGGGCGTCATCACTTTGGCGGGCGACGGCATTATGTTGAAATAG
- a CDS encoding alanine/glycine:cation symporter family protein, translating to MDNNFTESLHQLVQKINDPMWTGLVYVLLGAGLFFTVATGFVQFRLLGRSIKEMLGGRQQGDDPHGITPFQAFVTGLASRVGVGNIAGVAIAISSGGPGAVFWMWITALIGMSSAFVESSLAQLFKIRDYDNHHFRGGPAYYITQGLGQKWLGIVFALSLIFCFGFVYEAVQTNTIAVTAKAAWGWDEHAVGVALVIMTAPIIFGGIRRVSRFAEMLVPLMATLYLLMALYIIITNISLIPHVFGQIFDSAFNFEAAGGGLLGGLISQTMMIGIKRGLYSNEAGQGSAPNAAAAAEVKHPVSQGMIQMLGVFVDTIIVCSCTAFIVLVYQQPYGNLNGAELTQAAIISQVGAWGADFLAIILFMFAFSTVIGNYAYAESNVQFIKNHWLLTALFRMLVLGWVYFGAVANVPLVWDMADMAMGTMAWINLVAILILSPLAFLLLRDYTAKLKMGKDPVFKLSEHPGLKRKIKSDIW from the coding sequence ATGGATAACAACTTTACCGAATCGCTGCACCAATTGGTTCAGAAAATCAATGATCCGATGTGGACAGGGCTGGTGTATGTCCTGCTGGGTGCAGGGCTGTTTTTCACAGTTGCCACCGGTTTCGTACAATTCCGCCTGCTCGGACGCAGTATCAAAGAGATGCTCGGCGGCCGCCAACAAGGCGATGATCCGCACGGTATTACGCCGTTTCAGGCTTTCGTTACCGGACTTGCCAGCCGCGTGGGCGTGGGCAACATCGCGGGCGTAGCGATTGCCATCAGCAGCGGCGGTCCGGGCGCGGTATTTTGGATGTGGATCACCGCATTGATCGGTATGAGTTCGGCTTTTGTCGAATCTTCACTGGCGCAGTTGTTCAAAATCCGCGATTACGACAACCATCATTTCCGCGGCGGTCCTGCTTACTATATTACCCAAGGCTTGGGTCAAAAATGGTTGGGCATCGTATTTGCATTGAGCCTGATTTTCTGCTTCGGATTCGTTTATGAAGCCGTTCAAACCAACACCATCGCCGTAACCGCCAAAGCCGCGTGGGGCTGGGACGAACATGCGGTCGGCGTCGCATTGGTCATCATGACTGCGCCGATTATTTTCGGCGGTATCCGCCGCGTTTCCCGCTTTGCCGAAATGCTTGTCCCGCTGATGGCGACTTTATATCTGCTGATGGCACTCTACATCATCATTACCAACATCAGCCTGATTCCCCACGTCTTCGGTCAGATTTTTGACAGCGCGTTCAACTTTGAAGCAGCCGGCGGCGGCCTGCTCGGCGGCTTGATTTCGCAAACCATGATGATCGGTATCAAACGCGGCCTGTATTCCAATGAAGCAGGTCAAGGTTCTGCACCTAACGCCGCAGCGGCAGCCGAAGTCAAACACCCTGTTTCCCAAGGTATGATTCAAATGCTGGGCGTATTCGTCGATACGATTATCGTATGTTCCTGCACGGCGTTTATCGTTTTGGTTTACCAACAACCTTACGGCAATTTGAACGGCGCAGAGCTGACCCAAGCAGCGATTATCAGCCAAGTCGGTGCATGGGGCGCAGACTTCTTAGCAATCATTCTGTTTATGTTTGCCTTCTCTACCGTCATCGGCAACTATGCCTATGCCGAGTCCAATGTGCAGTTCATCAAAAACCATTGGCTGTTGACCGCCCTTTTCCGTATGCTCGTTTTGGGCTGGGTGTATTTCGGCGCAGTCGCCAACGTGCCGCTGGTTTGGGATATGGCGGATATGGCGATGGGTACGATGGCATGGATTAACCTGGTCGCCATCCTGATCCTCTCTCCGCTTGCCTTCCTGCTGTTGAGGGACTACACGGCGAAACTGAAAATGGGCAAAGACCCCGTCTTTAAACTTTCCGAACATCCAGGCTTGAAACGCAAAATCAAATCCGATATTTGGTAA
- a CDS encoding FUSC family protein, which translates to MNASQRERFVKRWLNSYERYRYRRHIHAVRLGLAVLFATLLAKLLHLQHGEWIGMTVFVVLGMLQFQGAIYSKAVERMLGTVIGLGAGLTLLWLNQHYFHGGILFYLTVGTASAAAGWGAVGKNGYVPMLAGLTMCMLIGDNSNNWLDSGLMRAMNVLIGAAIAIVSAKLLPLRSTLMWRFMLADNLTECGKMIAEISNGKRMTRERLEQNMVKMRQINARMVKSRSHLAATSGESHISPAMMEAMQHAHRKIVNTTELLLTTAAKLQAPTLNEHEIRLLDRHFNRLQRDLRLTVRLIKGHYARRIRIDTSINPELGKLAARLHYEWQGFLWLSTNMRNEISALVILLQRSRRKWLDKHELQRLREHLRETREGDLEEEVV; encoded by the coding sequence ATGAACGCCTCACAACGCGAACGCTTCGTCAAACGCTGGCTCAACTCCTACGAACGCTACCGCTACCGCCGCCACATACACGCCGTCCGGCTCGGACTGGCCGTACTGTTTGCCACCCTGCTCGCCAAACTCCTCCACCTCCAACACGGAGAATGGATAGGCATGACCGTATTCGTCGTACTCGGCATGCTCCAATTTCAAGGCGCGATTTACTCCAAAGCCGTCGAACGCATGCTCGGTACCGTCATCGGTTTGGGCGCGGGCCTGACCCTGTTGTGGCTCAACCAACACTACTTCCACGGCGGCATCCTCTTTTACCTGACCGTCGGTACCGCCAGCGCGGCCGCAGGTTGGGGGGCGGTCGGCAAAAACGGCTACGTCCCCATGCTTGCCGGACTGACCATGTGCATGCTTATCGGCGACAACAGCAACAACTGGCTCGACAGCGGCCTCATGCGTGCCATGAACGTCCTCATCGGCGCTGCCATCGCCATTGTCTCCGCCAAACTCCTCCCCCTTCGTTCCACGCTCATGTGGCGGTTCATGCTTGCCGACAACCTGACCGAATGCGGCAAAATGATTGCCGAAATCAGCAACGGCAAACGCATGACCCGCGAGCGGCTGGAGCAAAACATGGTCAAAATGCGCCAAATCAACGCCCGCATGGTCAAAAGCCGCAGCCACCTCGCCGCCACATCGGGCGAAAGCCACATCAGCCCCGCCATGATGGAAGCCATGCAGCACGCCCACCGCAAAATCGTCAACACCACCGAGCTGCTCCTCACTACTGCCGCCAAGCTGCAAGCCCCCACACTCAACGAACACGAAATCCGCCTCCTCGACCGCCATTTCAACCGCCTCCAACGCGACCTGCGCCTGACCGTCCGCCTCATCAAAGGCCACTACGCCCGCCGCATCCGCATCGACACCTCCATCAATCCCGAGCTGGGCAAACTCGCCGCCCGCCTCCATTACGAATGGCAGGGCTTCCTCTGGCTCAGCACCAATATGCGCAACGAAATCTCCGCACTCGTCATCCTCCTGCAACGCAGCCGCCGCAAGTGGCTGGACAAACACGAACTCCAACGCCTGCGCGAACACCTGCGCGAAACCCGCGAAGGCGATTTGGAAGAAGAGGTCGTCTGA
- a CDS encoding DNA alkylation repair protein, which yields MDYPALLAVLQQHANLERAVPMQAYMKHRFTYFGIGKPQLARLCSPFFKGAAKQPVDWDFVRRCWDDPNRELQYAALEYLKKMQQRLTPQDIPRLQTLITEKSWWDSADVLDRIVGDIALRYTEVNTVLLAWSTDDNIWLRRVAIDHQLLRKQHTDTALLEKIICNNLGQKEFFINKAIGWALRDYSKTNPEWVQGFINRHRHKMAKLSLREASKYLPPKVV from the coding sequence ATGGACTACCCCGCCCTGCTCGCCGTCCTGCAACAACACGCCAACCTCGAACGCGCCGTGCCGATGCAGGCATACATGAAACACCGCTTTACCTATTTCGGCATCGGCAAACCCCAGCTTGCCCGCCTGTGCAGCCCGTTTTTCAAAGGCGCCGCCAAACAGCCGGTCGATTGGGATTTCGTGCGCCGCTGCTGGGACGACCCGAACCGCGAATTGCAATACGCCGCGCTCGAATACCTGAAAAAAATGCAGCAGCGCCTGACCCCGCAGGACATCCCGCGCTTGCAAACGCTGATTACCGAAAAATCATGGTGGGACAGCGCCGACGTACTCGATCGTATTGTCGGCGACATTGCCCTGCGCTACACCGAAGTCAACACCGTCCTATTGGCATGGAGTACGGACGACAACATCTGGCTGCGCCGCGTCGCCATCGACCACCAACTGCTCCGCAAACAGCACACCGACACCGCGCTGCTGGAAAAAATCATCTGCAACAATCTGGGGCAAAAAGAATTTTTCATCAACAAAGCCATCGGCTGGGCATTGCGCGATTACAGCAAAACCAACCCCGAATGGGTACAAGGCTTTATCAACCGACACCGGCACAAAATGGCCAAACTGAGCTTGCGCGAAGCAAGTAAATATTTGCCGCCAAAGGTCGTCTGA
- a CDS encoding DUF4132 domain-containing protein produces MTDWSSISSNSRRWWADKQSENRRAKRYRAFAETTRYSLNSADKKTLTDVVRLCSEITNTLIRKESPMIQNQTVQISDSRRAEFNQLLDVLQKEWRQKCLNEYDTINLKLCPSFAEVEKAAPEYRVDFLIHCIDLIRGWGRNKVFNNKGSDRIHNYGTTRAAVAMALARKTLPMTEQDVQRIFAAMLDDNGLSERQADDYPLKYLINQIKKQFPNPSETLSECLKNACDRYRIFAEHLWDKKAATANLAALAELAGGSAEACFPAQDDELAQYANPQLAALPPEQQDVWSKIIALALSANAGKPSEKYLKEAKTLIDTLGADRFKKMLHGWIEFVYGNEEVRIETFTHEYRGGSYNYDTHVLPVCSVNQTVLKGLVWMCSHFHDSATLSALTQLALHSYDKIPNLGARYASVGNACFYALFRSKGLDGIACLSRLRLRIKFSNVQSAIAKYLDEAAAQRGVSRNEIEDMAVDSFGLQEGCRDYDFGGYTCRLAVTGVGKSELRWFKPDGSPQKTVPAFVKTDYADKLKKIKATQKNLNATLTAQRDRLDQMMRSEHRVPLEHAEQYYWQHGLMSCLTRPLIWQFFRDENDTQGRAALWLDGTWVDETGAQTDVSDCLQISLWHPALATQQSIAQWRQLLLDKEIRQPLKQAYREIYLLTEAEINTKTYSNRFAAHILKQHQYMTLAKGRGWRGSLAGAWDGGDDATVSLELPEYNLLAQFWANAVDSEEAWTESYIWQYVSTDQVRFHRLDDDYNATALDLIDIPPRVFSEVLRDVDLFVGVASVGNDPTWEDNGGEARFYSYWQSYSFGDLGEVAKTRKAVLETLLPRLKIAKVARIDGNFLVVQGKLRTYKIHIGSSNILMLPDDQYLCIVPDSRKKDASDKLFIPFEGDNTLSVVLSKAMLLAEDDKITDSTITSQIQR; encoded by the coding sequence ATGACGGACTGGTCGTCAATTTCATCAAACTCACGCCGCTGGTGGGCGGATAAGCAATCTGAAAACCGCCGCGCAAAACGCTACCGCGCCTTTGCCGAAACCACCCGATACAGCCTGAATAGTGCGGACAAGAAAACCCTTACCGACGTTGTCCGCCTTTGCAGCGAAATAACCAACACATTGATACGCAAGGAAAGTCCCATGATCCAAAACCAAACCGTGCAGATTTCCGACAGTCGCCGTGCCGAGTTCAATCAGCTTCTCGACGTACTGCAAAAGGAATGGCGCCAAAAATGTTTGAACGAATACGACACGATAAATCTGAAACTCTGCCCCAGCTTTGCCGAAGTGGAGAAAGCCGCTCCCGAATACCGTGTCGATTTCCTTATCCACTGCATTGATTTGATACGCGGCTGGGGGCGAAATAAAGTTTTTAACAACAAAGGCAGTGACAGGATACACAATTACGGCACCACCCGTGCGGCGGTGGCGATGGCTCTAGCGCGCAAAACGCTGCCGATGACAGAGCAGGATGTGCAGCGCATTTTTGCCGCCATGCTGGACGACAACGGGCTGTCCGAACGACAGGCAGATGACTATCCGCTCAAATATCTGATCAACCAAATCAAAAAACAGTTTCCCAATCCGAGCGAAACGCTTTCGGAATGCCTGAAAAACGCCTGCGACCGTTACCGCATCTTTGCGGAACACCTGTGGGACAAGAAAGCCGCTACCGCCAACCTTGCCGCTCTGGCGGAACTGGCAGGCGGTTCTGCTGAAGCCTGCTTCCCCGCCCAAGACGACGAGCTTGCCCAGTACGCCAATCCGCAGCTTGCCGCGCTGCCACCGGAACAGCAGGACGTATGGAGCAAGATCATTGCGCTTGCCCTATCCGCCAATGCGGGCAAGCCAAGCGAGAAATACCTGAAAGAAGCCAAAACGCTGATTGACACTCTGGGGGCGGACAGGTTCAAAAAGATGCTGCACGGCTGGATAGAATTTGTCTACGGTAATGAAGAAGTACGTATTGAAACCTTTACCCACGAATACAGAGGCGGCTCATACAACTACGACACCCATGTCCTGCCTGTTTGCAGCGTCAACCAGACCGTGCTCAAAGGGCTGGTGTGGATGTGCAGCCATTTCCACGACAGCGCCACCCTGTCCGCTCTTACCCAACTTGCGCTGCATTCATACGACAAAATCCCCAATCTCGGCGCGCGCTATGCTTCCGTGGGCAACGCCTGTTTCTACGCGCTGTTCCGCTCCAAAGGGTTGGACGGCATTGCCTGCCTTTCACGCCTGCGCCTGCGGATTAAGTTCAGCAACGTGCAGAGCGCGATTGCCAAATATTTGGACGAAGCCGCTGCGCAGCGAGGCGTATCCCGCAACGAAATCGAAGACATGGCGGTGGACAGCTTCGGCTTGCAGGAAGGCTGCCGTGACTACGACTTCGGCGGCTACACCTGCCGTCTGGCGGTAACGGGCGTAGGCAAGTCCGAACTGCGCTGGTTCAAACCCGACGGCTCTCCGCAGAAGACCGTACCCGCCTTTGTGAAAACCGACTACGCCGACAAACTGAAAAAGATTAAAGCTACACAGAAAAACCTTAACGCCACGCTCACCGCCCAACGCGACCGCTTGGACCAGATGATGCGCTCCGAACACCGCGTACCGCTGGAACACGCCGAACAGTATTACTGGCAACACGGACTGATGTCCTGCCTCACGCGCCCGCTAATATGGCAGTTTTTCCGCGACGAAAACGATACGCAGGGTCGCGCTGCATTGTGGTTGGACGGAACATGGGTGGACGAAACGGGCGCGCAAACCGATGTTTCAGACTGCCTGCAAATCAGCTTGTGGCATCCCGCGCTTGCCACGCAGCAAAGCATCGCCCAGTGGCGTCAACTGCTGTTGGACAAAGAAATCCGCCAGCCGCTGAAACAGGCATATCGTGAAATCTATCTGCTCACAGAAGCCGAAATCAACACCAAAACATACAGCAACCGCTTTGCCGCCCACATCCTGAAACAACACCAATACATGACGCTTGCCAAGGGGCGCGGCTGGAGAGGCTCGCTGGCAGGCGCGTGGGACGGCGGCGACGACGCAACCGTCTCGTTGGAATTGCCCGAATACAACCTGCTCGCCCAATTTTGGGCAAACGCAGTGGACAGCGAAGAAGCATGGACGGAAAGCTATATCTGGCAGTATGTCAGTACCGACCAAGTGCGCTTTCACCGGTTGGACGACGATTACAATGCTACCGCGCTGGACTTAATTGATATTCCGCCGCGCGTGTTTTCCGAAGTGTTGCGTGACGTGGATTTGTTTGTGGGCGTGGCGAGCGTAGGCAACGACCCGACTTGGGAAGACAACGGCGGAGAGGCGCGTTTTTACAGCTACTGGCAGAGCTATTCCTTCGGCGATTTGGGCGAAGTCGCCAAAACCCGCAAAGCCGTGCTGGAAACCCTGCTGCCGCGCCTGAAAATCGCCAAGGTTGCCCGCATAGACGGCAACTTCCTCGTCGTGCAGGGCAAACTGCGTACCTACAAAATCCACATCGGCAGCAGCAACATCCTGATGCTGCCGGACGACCAATACCTCTGCATCGTGCCCGACAGCCGCAAAAAAGACGCATCCGACAAGCTATTTATCCCGTTTGAAGGCGACAACACGCTCTCGGTTGTCCTCTCCAAAGCCATGCTGCTGGCGGAAGACGACAAGATTACCGACAGCACGATTACCTCGCAGATTCAGCGGTAA